One window from the genome of Aricia agestis chromosome 6, ilAriAges1.1, whole genome shotgun sequence encodes:
- the LOC121728361 gene encoding pre-mRNA-splicing factor 38-like: protein MANRTVKDAKSVRGTNPQYLIEKIIRSRIYDSKYWKEECFALTAELLVDKAMELRYVGGVHGGFIYPTPFLCLVLKMLQIQPEKDIVVEFIKNEEFKYVRALGAFYMRLTGSSVDCYKYLEPLYNDNRKLRRQTREGQFEIVHMDEFIDELLREERLCDVILPRIQKRNILEENNELDPKVSALDDDLDEEMLSDDDNADAEAKENKKDKDRRDKDRRRERSRERERRDKDRKRERSRSRERDRRRERERERERERDRERVRERDREKERRERYEAERRRDRGRY, encoded by the exons ATGGCGAATCGCACGGTGAAGGACGCTAAATCTGTCAGGGGAACAAATCCACAATATTTGATAGAAAAAATTATAAGATCGCGAATTTACGATTCTAAATATTGGAAGGAAGAATGCTTCGCCCTAACAGCGGAACTGCTAGTCGACAAAGCTATGGAACTGCGGTATGTTGGCGGTGTGCATGGGGGATTCATTTACCCCACACCTTTCCTGTGTTTAGTCTTGAAAATGCTACAGATCCAACCTGAAAAGGACATTGTGGTTGAGTTTATTAAAAACGAAGAGTTCAAGTATGTTCGCGCTCTTGGGGCTTTTTATATGCGATTAACAGGTTCGTCGGTAGATTGTTATAAATATTTGGAACCTCTGTACAACGACAATAGGAAGTTACGGCGGCAAACTCGCGAGGGACAGTTTGAAATTGTTCATATGGATGAATTCATTGACGAACTGCTTCGGGAGGAGCGCCTGTGTGATGTGATATTACCCAGAATACAAAAACGAAATATCTTAGAAGAGAACAATGAGCTAGATCCAAAAGTTTCTGCTCTTGATGATGATTTGGATGAAGAAATGCTTTCAGATGATGACAATGCAGACGCTGAAgccaaagaaaataaaaaggatAAGGATAGAAGAGACAAAGATAGAAGACGAGAaag GTCTAGGGAGCGGGAACGACGAGACAAAGACAGAAAGAGGGAGAGATCAAGGAGTAGAGAGCGTGATCGCCGACGCGAGCGCGAGAGAGAACGAGAGAGGGAAAGAGACAGGGAACGCGTGCGGGAAAGAGATAGAGAGAAGGAGCGACGGGAGCGGTATGAAGCTGAAAGAAGACGAGACAGGGGACGTTACTAG